In Comamonas koreensis, the genomic stretch CACTGCGAGCGCTGCCATACCTTTACCGAAAACACGATCTGCGACACCTGCCTGGATGAGGGGCGCGATGCCGCTCGCCTGTGCGTGGTGGAAACCCCCGCTGACCAGGCAGCCCTTGAGCGCACCGGTGCCTACAAAGGCTATTACTACGTGCTGATGGGGCGCCTGTCACCGCTCGATGGCATTGGACCGCGCGATATCGGTGTGCAGCAATTGCTGCAACGGGCGAGCGACGGCGTGGTGCAGGAGGTGATCCTGGCCACCAATTTCACCGCCGAAGGGGAGGCCACTGCCCATGTGATCAGCGAGGCTTTGCAGCGCAGGGGTATTGGCTTGACGCGCCTGGCCCGTGGGGTACCCATTGGCAGCGAGCTCGAATATGTGGACCTGGGCACGATTGCCCACGCATTGGCGGATCGCCGCTAAAGCCTTGGTCATTGGGAGGGGTGGCAGCGCCTTTTCCCAGCAATTCAGCGGCTTGCACCGTCTTTGGCGCAGGGCCTCCCGCAGCTTGGGAAAACCGGTTTTCCTGCGCCGCCATTTGGGCTAAATCCGGCTGAGGCGCCCGGCGCGCTGCTTGCGACCGATTACAATTCAATGCTGATCTTTATGGTTATTTATGCATTGCGTGCATAAATCAAGCCCGGTGCGGTCTGTGTTTTCCTGGATTTGCCCGTTTTTCAGTCTTGCACGCCTGTCTGTCTGCACCGCTCCAAAGATCATTCTCCGTTCTCCTTATTGCATCTAGCCGTGTTGCTGCCGGCTGTGCCTCGTGTTTTTTAGGATTTTTGCGTGCAATCTACTGCTGTATCCAAGCGAAATATTCTGGCCGCTGTCATTGGCAACGCGCTCGAATGGTATGACTTCCTGGTCTTTGCCTTCATGACGCCCATTGTGGCCAAGCTGTTCTTCCCCTCCAACCCCAACGATCCGAGCGATGACCTCAACCGCATCCTGATGACCACGGCGGTGTTTGGCGTGGGCTTCTTTATGCGTCCGGTGGGCGGCATCTTGCTGGGCCTGTACGGCGACCGCAAGGGCCGCAAGGCGGCGATGGTGATGGTCACCGGGATCATGGCCGTGGCCATTGCACTGATCACCTTTGCGCCGACCTACCAGGGTGTGGGTATCTGGGCGCCTATCTTCATCGTGCTGGCACGCTTGCTGCAAGGTTTTGCCGCAGGGGGCGAATTCGGCACGTCGACGGCCTTGCTGATCGAGCTGGCGCCCAAGGGCAAACGGGGCTTTTATGGCTCCTGGCAGATGACGGGCCAGATGGCGGCACTGCTGATTGGCGCGGCGGTGGGCACCTTGATCACCGACTTCTTCACCCAGGAGCAGCTGATGTCCTGGGCCTGGCGCATTCCCTTCGCGGTGGGCCTGTTAATTGTGCCGGTGGCCATCTATATCCGCCGCCATGTCGAAGAGCCAGAAACCTTTGTGAAGATGCAGGCCGCGCAAAAGGCGGGCACGGTCAAGCAAGTGGGCGTGCTGGAGATGCTGCGCACCCATGCGCGTGAAACCCTGGTGGGCATGGGCCTGGTGGTAACGGCCACGGTGTCCATCTACATCACCTTCACCTATCTGGTGACCTATTCGACCGTCACCTTGAAGCTGCCGCTGCACGATACCTTCATGGTGCAGATGGCCGGTGCGGCGCTGATGGTTGTGCTGATGCCCTTCATGGGCGCCTGGTCCGACCGGGTGGGCCGCCGTCCCTTGATGATTGGTTCGCTGCTGGGCTATCTGGTGGTGCTGTACCCGCTGTACGCCTGGCTGACCGATGGCCCGAGCATTGCCAAGCTGATGACCGTGCAGGTCGTTGTGTGCCTCTTTGTGTCGGTGTTCTTTGGCGTCTTCAGCACGGTGATGGCTGAGCTCTTCCCTGCGAATGTGCGCTCTGTGGGCATGTCCATGGCCTACAACATCGCCGTGATGGTGTTTGGCGGCTTTGCCCAGTTCATCGTGACTTGGCTGATCAAGACCACGGGCTCGACGATGTCGCCGGCCTTCTATGTGATGTTTGGCGTGACTTTGGGACTGATTGCGGCGTTCTTTATCCGTGAGCGCGCGCATGACGACGACCTGGATGGCGAGATGGTCTGATCACCCCGGCCAGCAGGCATGACGCTGCTGGTCAGCGAGCTGACAAAAAAGCCCGGTGCTGATGCAGCACCGGGCTTTTTCTGTGGGGTGTATAGGGCTTAGGCCAGCACGGGCAGCAACGCCTGCCACTCCTGGGCCAGCAGGCGCGCTGATGAGGCCAGCGCGCCGGGCAGCAGCTGGCTGGCGGTGTGCTCGACGCCCATGCCCAGGATGTGGCCAAGCAGCAAGGCGCCGGCCACCAGCTGCAGGTTGCCGGCGGGCACCTGCGGCCACTGCGCCTGGGCCTTGGCTGCCAATTCTGCGCTCAGGCGCGGGTAGAGCTTTTCGCAGTGCTGGATCTGGGGCAGCTGCGGAATCTTGGCCGCCACGGCCTGCAGCAGGGTCTCCCAGGCCTTGAGGTCTTCGGCCGGGTAGGCCTGGACCAGCTCGGGCAAGGACAGGTAAGGCGCGCGCGCCTCCAGGTTTTGCGACTGTGCCATGCGCAGCAGATTGAACAGCAGGGCGGGGCGGTGCTGCAGCAACTCGACCAGGGTCGCGGTATCGGCCTTGTTGTTCAGCGCCTGAGCCAGTGCCGCGACATCGGCGGTGCTGGGCAGCACGACCCGGGCGGGTATGGGTTCTGGGCGGCTGACCGCATAGCCTTGCAGCAGATGGGCCTTGTTCTCCTGCGCCAGTTGCAGCTGCGCAGTGGACTCGATCTTGTCGGCGATCAAGGTGGCGCCAGAGATGCGGCGCGCCCACTGCAGCATCAGTACCGCGCGCTCGGCCGAAAGCACCGAGAAATCGATCTTCAGGTAGTTGACCAGGTCGTGCCAGGGCGCGTAGGCCGAATCGAGCACCGAGTGGTTGAACGCGAGCGCAAAACCTTTGGCACGCAAGGCCTCCAGCGCGGGGCGGCGTGCCAGCGCTTCAGACGATGCGGCATGGCCCAGTGACGGGATCTCCAGCACCACCTGGCTTGCAGGCAGCAGATTCAGATGGCTGCCGCGCAGGCTCTCGAACGTGGTGTTCAGAAACAGCAGGCCATCGCCCAATAAGGGGGCGGGCTCGATGTGCGAGAGCACGGCATGCGTCAGCGCCAGGTCTGATTCCAGCGTATGGGACGACGCGGTGCGGGAGCGGTTGAATATCTCGTGGCCGGTGACGGCGCCGCTGGCATCTTTGATCGGCTGCCAGGCAATAGGGGGTGCGGGTGATGTGAACACCATGGCAGCTGCCATGGAGGGGGGTGTTGAAGGAGGCGCGCTCGTGTGTTGCATGTACGGCTGAACCATTGCATGCATCAGTGGTGCCTCACCAGCAACTGGTGTAAGCAATGTCTGCATTTCGTTAACTCGGGATCGACGTGCATTGTCCTTCATATCGGGCATTTCACGCGTCTATGGAGAGAGTGAACCTGCTGGTTTTGTAGCAAACTGCACACGCTTTTGGCGTATAAAAAGCGTCTGTTTGTTACAGTTGCCCCTGCAGCCAGTCCAACTCGCTCTGGCTGAACCCGGCCTGGCGGCGGGCAGGCAGGTTGATTGGCGGGCGGGGGCGGGGTGCCTCGTAGTGGCTGACAAGCCAGCTGTAGTGCTGCTCTGGGTCCAGATCGCGCTGCGCACAAAGAAACCGGTACCAGTGGTTGCCGATCGCCACATGTCCCACCTCTTCGCGCAGGATGATGTCCAGGATGGCGACCGCCTCCAGTGCGTCTGGCGCAGCTGTTTGTTGCAATTTTGCCTGGATCTGGGGAGTTGCATCCAAACCACGGGCCTCCAGGGTGCGGGGTACCAAGGCCATGCGCGCCACGATGTCATCGGCCGTTTTCTCGCACATGGTCCACAGACCCTGGTGCGCGGGGTAGTCGCCATAGTCATGGCCCCATTTGCGCAAGTGGGCACGCAGCAGCCGGAAATGCTTGGCTTCCTCGCCCGCCACCTGCAGCCAGTCCTGGTAGAAGGCCTCGGGCATGCCTTCATAGCGCCAGATGGCATCGAGCGCCAGGTTGATGGCGTTGAACTCGATGTGGGCGATGGCGTGCAGCAAGATGGCGCGCCCCTCAGCCGTTGCCGGGGAGCGCCGGCCCATGGCGGTATGGACCTTGAGCTCGGGTCTGGCCGGGTGGCCGGGCAGGCTGATGCCCTCGGGCACTTGCAGCTGCGCCCCGGGTGCTATTGAAATAGTGGCTCTTTGCGCATACATGGCAAGAGTGAGCGCGGATTTTTCCTCGGCATCGGCCACACACAGGGCTTGCAAGGCACATTGACGTAATTCCATCCCTACAATTATGAGGCTGGCGCCCCATGGAGGCGTGCAAGGCAGGCATGGCCCGCGCTCCTGCGAGCACTCACAGGGGATTGACCTGTAACCATAACCCGATGGAGACATGATGGCGAAGTATGAACTCGATGGTGTGCAACCGCAGGTTGCCGCCTCGGCATGGATTGCAGACAGCGCGCAGGTGGTCGGCCGCGTGGAGATGGCCGCAGACAGCAGTGTGTGGTTTGGTGCCATTCTGCGCGGGGACAATGACCCGATCCGCATTGGCGAGGGCAGCAATATTCAGGACGGCAGCGTGCTGCACACCGACAAGGGCAAGCCCTTGGACATCGGCAAGCACGTCACCATCGGCCATAACGTCATCTTGCATGGCTGCACGATTGGCGATGCGTCGCTGATCGGCATGGGCGCCATTGTGCTCAACGGCGCCAAAATCGGCCGCCATTGCCTCGTGGGTGCTGGCGCGGTGGTGACCGAGAACAAGGAGTTTCCTGAAGGCAGCTTGATTGTGGGCAGCCCCGCCAAGGTGGTACGCCAGTTGAGCCAGGAGCAGATCGAGGGGCTGCGGCGCAGCGCTGAGGGCTATATGGCCAATGCGCGGCGTTTCAAATCGGGTCTGCGAAAATTGCCGGATTGAGGCGCTGCGGCCCCGGGTGCGAAGCCCGGGCGCAGCAGGCCTGCATGTATTGAATTGGAAGAATTACAGTGTCTGAACTGCATAAATTTTTGTTTGATGGGCTGCCCGTGCGGGGAGCCATTGTTCGACTGACCGATGCCTGGCAAGAGATCTTGCAGCGCCGCGCCGTCAATACCAGTACCGGCCCGTACCCGCTGCCCGTGCAGGAGATGCTCGGCGAGATGACCGCCGCTGGCGTGCTGATGCAGTCCAACATCAAATTCAATGGCGCGCTGGTGTTCCAGATCTCGGGTGATGGCCCGGTGAAGCTGGCCGTCACCGAGGTGCTGACCAACCTGAGCGTGCGCTCCACCGTCACGATGGTGGGCGACTTGCCCGCCGATGCGACCTTGACCGACCTGGTCAATGTGCATGGCAAGGGCCGCTGCGCGATCACCTTGGACCCCAAAGACAGGCAACCTGGTCAGCAGCCCTACCAGGGCGTGGTGCCGCTGGTCGATGTGGATGGCCAGCCGCTCCAGAGCATGGCTGCCATCTTGCAGCAGTACATGCGCCAGTCCGAGCAGCTCGACACCGTGCTGGTGCTGGCAGCCAACGACAAGGTGGCCGCTGGCCTGATCGTGCAGCGCATGCCGATCAAGGGCGAGGCCAATCTGGCCGCAGGCGCGCAGAACACCGAAGAGGTCGACCAGATCGGCCTCAATGAAGAGTACAACCGCATTGCCCACTTGGCTGCCAGCCTGACCCGCGATGAGCTGCTGAGCCTCGATGTCGAGACCATCCTGCACCGCCTGTTCTGGGAAGAAAAGCTGCTGCGCTTTGTGCCTGAAGACGGCGAAGGCGGCCCGCACTTTGCCTGCACCTGCAGCCGCGAGCGTGTGGGCAATATGCTGCGCAGCCTGGGCCAGGAAGAGTCCGACAGCATTCTGGAAGAGCAGGGCATGATCGAGGTGGGCTGCGAATTCTGTGGCCAGCAGTACCGCTTTGACGCTGTCGATGTGGCGCATCTGTTTACCGAGCGCGGCAATGACCCGCCGGCCTCCAACCTGGTGCAGTGATGCCGGGCGCCCCGCTGGTCGCGCTTAGCTGGTTTGCGGTGTGATCAGGCCCTGGAACAGGCGCAGCTCGCAATCGGGGTCGCTGCATTTTTCGCAGTTCCAGCGCGCACGCGCGCCTGGGTTGGCCTGGCCCAGTGCCATGCGCAAGGCCTGCAGGCCCGGCGCCTGCGGGAACCAGTTGCACAGCGCTGCAAGTGCTTCCTGCTCCAGCCGGTGGCCCTGGCTGAATAACAATTGAAACGCCTGCCCCTGGCCCACCAGGTGCAGGCGTGCCTGCATCAGCAGAGTCTGCGCTGGATCGGACTGGCCTGAGCTGGCCGGCAGTGGTGGCGCAATCAGCAGTACGGCGTCGTGCCTGTCTAGCAAAATGGCTGGCGCATCCTGCGCTGGCAGACCTGCCAATTGGGTAAAGCTGCATGCCTTGAGCACCAAGGCGGGCGTGGATGCGGTAGCGCTCTGTGCCAGGTAGTGCTCCAGCTGCTGTGCAAGCCGCTTGGCATCTTCACAGGCAGCAGAGGCCAGATAGACCGCCGGTGGCGAGCGCTGGGTACTGGGCGTCATGGCTGGGTTGGGCGTCGCAGGCATGGCCGCGATGATACGGCCAAAGCCAGCGCGCAGCGACAAAAAAGCGCCTGCAAAGAGGCGCTTGTCGGGGCTGGGGGCGGCGCTGCTTTATTTGCGCGTGTACTGCACAAATACTTCATTGGGCTTGACCATGCCCAGCTCATTGCGGGCCTTGCCTTCGACCATGTCCATGCCCTGCTTGAGGTCGTTGACCTCGGTCTCCAGGCGCACGTTCTCACGCGTGGCCGCTTCGTTCTCTGTTTTCTGCGTGGCGATTTGCTGCTTCATGTCCTTGACATAGGGCACGCTGCCGCGCCCACTCCAGAGCTGGGCATGGATGCTGACCAAAATGGCCAGCAGCACAAAGGGAACAATGCGAGAGATCATGGCAAACAGGGCTCGAAAGGGCTGGCGGGGCAGGGCCTGAGGCCATGCCCCGCAGCAGGCTTAGCGCAGATTGTAGAAGGCGGCGCGGCCGGGGTACACGGCCACTTCGCCCAGGTCTTCTTCAATGCGCAGCAACTGGTTGTACTTGGCCATGCGGTCCGAGCGGCTGAGCGACCCGGTCTTGATCTGGCCCGCGTTCAAGCCCACGGCGATATCGGCGATGGTGCTGTCTTCGGTCTCGCCCGAGCGGTGCGAGATCACGGCGGTGTAGCCGGCGCGCTTGGCCATCTCGATAGCGGCAAAGGTTTCGCTCAAGGTACCGATCTGGTTGATCTTGATCAGGATCGAGTTGGCGATGCCCTTGTCGATGCCTTCCTTGAGGATCTTGGTGTTGGTCACGAACAGGTCGTCACCCACCAGTTGCACCTTCTTGCCCAGGCGCTCGGTCAGCACCTTCCAGCCATCCCAGTCGCCTTCGTGCATGCCGTCTTCGATGGAGATGATGGGGTACTTGTCGCACCAGGCGGCCAGCATGTCGGTCCATTGCTCGGCCGTCAGGCTGATGCCGCCTTCGCCTTCGAGCACGTACTTGCCGTCCTTGTAGAACTCGGAGGCAGCGCAGTCCAGCGCCAGAGCGATCTGCTCGCCAGCGGTGTAGCCGGCCTGGTCGATGGCTTCGAGGATCAGCTGGATGGCGGCTTCATGGTTCTCGACCGATGGCGCAAAACCACCTTCGTCACCCACGGCGGTGGGCATGCCACGGCTGTCGATGATCTTCTTCAGCGCGTGGAACACTTCAGCACCCCAGCGCAGCGCTTCGCGAAAGCTCGGCGCGCCCACGGGCACGATCATGAACTCTTGCAGGTCCAGCGAGTTGTTGGCGTGCGCGCCACCGTTGATCACGTTCATCATCGGCACGGGCAGCTGCACACCACCCATGCCGCCAAAGTAGCGGTACAGCGGCAGACCGGCTTCTTCGGCAGCAGCGCGGGCCACGGCCATCGACACGGCCAGCATGGCATTGGCGCCCAGGCGGCTCTTGTTGTCGGTGTTGTCAAGATCGATCAGGGTCTTGTCCAGGAAGGCCTGTTCGGCGGCGTCCAGGCCCAGGATGGCTTCGGAGATTTCGGTATTGATGTGCTCGACGGCCTTGAGCACGCCCTTGCCCAGGTAGCGGCTCTTGTCGCCGTCGCGCAGCTCGATGGCTTCACGCGAACCGGTGGAGGCGCCCGATGGGACGGCCGCGCGGCCCATCACACCCGATTCCAGCAGTACATCACATTCCACGGTGGGGTTGCCACGCGAATCCAGAATTTCGCGGCCAACAATATCAACAATTGCACTCACTTTAGAGCCTTTCAGAGATTGAGAAAAGGGTTGGTGCGCTGCAAACGGGTGGACTGCAACTGCACGGAATCAAGGGGAGGGGATGCGGGATGGACGTTCAAACGCCTTCGACCAGCACCATGCGCATGATGGCGGCGCCGGCACGCGCTTCGCGCGCCTTGCTGTATTCGGGCGAATCATAGAAACGGCGGGCTTGCTCGCTGTCCTTGAACTTCAGGATCACGGTGCGGCCGGGGTTCCAGTCGCCCTCGATCACCTCGACCTTGCCGCCGCGCACGCAGACCTCGGCGCCATAGGTTTGCATGGCGATGGTGCTGTACTTGCGGTACTCCTCGTACTGCTCGGGGTTGGTGACGGTGACCGATGCAATGATGTATGCGCTTGGCATTTAAGCTCCAAAATTGTTTTCCAGAAAACCGTTCTTCTTGGTGATGCTGTCCAGCGCCACCATGGTTTCGAGCAAGGCCTTCATGTGCTTGAGCGGCACGGCGTTGGGGCCGTCGCTCAGGGCGTTGCAGGGGTCGGGATGGGTTTCCATGAACACGCCAGCGACGCCCACGGCAATCGCTGCACGGGCCAGCACGGGCACCATTTCGCGCATGCCGCCACTCGACGTGCCATTGCCGCCGGGCAACTGCACGCTGTGCGTGGCGTCGAACACCACGGGCGCGTTGGTTTCGCGCATGATGGCCAGCGAGCGCATGTCGCTCACCAGGTTGTTGTAGCCAAAGCTGGCGCCGCGTTCGCAGGCCATGAAGCTGTCTTCGGGCAGGCCCACTTCCTTGGCGGCAGCGCGGGCCTTGTCGATGACATTCTTCATGTCATGGGGCGCCAGAAACTGGCCCTTCTTGATATTGACCGGCTTGCCCGATTGGGCGACCGCACGGATGAAGTCAGTCTGGCGGCACAGGAAGGCCGGGGTCTGCAGCACATCGACGATGCTGGCCACATAGGGCACTTCGGCTTCGGTGTGCACATCGGTGAGGATGGGCACATTCAGCTCTTTTTTCACCTTGGCCAGAATCTCCAGGCCCTTTTCCATGCCGGGGCCGCGAAAGCTCGTGCCCGAGCTGCGGTTGGCCTTGTCAAAGCTGCTCTTGAAGATAAAGGGGATGCCCAGGCTGGACGTCATTTCCTTGAGCTGTCCGGCCACATCCATCTGCAGCTGCTCGGACTCGACCACGCAGGGGCCGGCGATCAGGAAAAACGGTTTATCAAGCCCGATATCAAATCCGCACAATTGCATGGACGGTGTTCCTTAAGGATGGGGTGAGAGCAAAGACGCCATGAAAAACGCAGCGTTGGTGGATGCTTTGTTTGTCATGGCTTCTGTGTGTGCCGCAGCGTGGCCGCAATTTTACTTGGCTGCCTGCTTCTTGCGATCGACTGCCGCCTTGATGAAGGCATTGAACAGCGGATGGCCGGCCCAGGGGGTGGACTTGAACTCGGGGTGGAACTGCACACCGATGAACCAGGGGTGCACCGCCTTGGGCAGCTCGACAATCTCGGTCAGATGCTCACGCTGGGTCAGCGCCGAGATCACCAGGCCGGCGCTGCGCAGCTGGTCCAGGTACTGGGTGTTGGCCTCGTAGCGGTGGCGGTGGCGCTCGGTCACCACATCGCCATAGATGCTGTGGGCCAGTGAGTCCTTTTGCACATCGGACGATTGCGCGCCCAGGCGCATCGTGCCGCCCAGGTCCGAGTTCTCGTCGCGGGTCTTGATGGTGCCGTCGGCATCCTTCCACTCGGTGATCAGCGCGATCACGGGGTGGGGCGTCTGGCGGTCAAACTCGGTGGAGTTGGCGTTGTCCAGGCCCGCCACATGGCGGGCGTATTCGATGGTGGCCACCTGCATGCCCAGGCAGATGCCCAGGTAGGGCACCTTGCCTTCACGGGCAAACTTGGCCGTGGAGATCTTGCCTTCGACACCGCGCGAGCCAAAGCCGCCGGGCACCAAAATGCCGTCATAGCTCTTGAGCAGCTCGGCTGCATCGCTGTCATGGATGGTTTCCGAATCCACGTGCGTGATCTTGACGCGCACATGGTTTTGCATGCCGGCGTGCTTGAGCGCTTCGTTGACGGACTTGTAGGCATCCGACAGCTCGACATACTTGCCGACCATCGCGATGGCCACTTCACCCTTGGGGTGCTCGGTCTCATAGACCAGGTCATCCCAGCGCTTGAGGTTGGCCGGCGGCGTGTTCAGGCGCAGCTTGTCGCAGATGAGGCCATCGAGGCCCTGCTCGTGCAGCATGCGGGGCACCTTGTAGATGGTGTCCACATCCCACATGCTGATGACGCCCCAGGACTGGACGTTGGTGAACAAGGAGATCTTGTCACGCTCTTCCTCAGGCACCGCATGCTGGGCGCGGCACAGCAGCGCATCGGGCTGAATACCGATTTCGCGCAGCTTTTGCACCGTGTGCTGGGTAGGCTTGGTCTTGAGCTCGCCGGCCGCTGCAATGTAGGGCAGGTAGGTCAGGTGCACAAAGGCCGAGTTGTTGGGGCCGAGCTTGAGCGACAGCTGGCGCACCGCTTCCAGGAAGGGCAGCGACTCGATATCGCCGACCGTGCCGCCGATCTCGCAGATGGCGACATCGACAGCGTGGTCGGTGCCGATGCCGGCGCCGCGCTTGACGTATTCCTGGATCTCGTTGGTGATGTGCGGGATGACCTGCACGGTCTTGCCCAGGTAATCACCACGGCGCTCCTTTTCTAGAACGCTTTGGTAGATGCGGCCGGTCGTGAAGTTGTTCGTCTGGCGCATGCGCGTTTCGATGAAACGCTCATAGTGGCCCAGGTCCAAGTCGGTCTCGGCGCCATCGTCCGTCACAAACACTTCGCCGTGCTGGAAGGGAGACATGGTGCCTGGATCCACGTTGATGTATGGATCCAACTTGATCAGGGTGACTTTGAGTCCGCGCGATTCCAAAATCGCTGCAAGGGAGGCTGAGGCGATTCCCTTGCCCAGGGAAGACACCACACCGCCAGTAACGAAGACAAATTTGGTCATGTCTTTTAGGGAGGTGGGAAATTCTGATTATAAAGGCGTATGCCAGCCTGTGCGGGCAGCTGCAGTAAATGGGCTTCCAAGGTCACGGGTTTGCACCCGATGCATCGCTGCCAAGATAGCCGCCCTGCTACTGCTCTCTTGTCTGCTGCAGTGCAGCGGCAGCGCTGCGCCTCTGCTACATTGGCGGGCATGAACCAGCTCCATGGAAAACATATTGTCCTCGGCATGTCGGGCGGCGTTGCCGCCTTCAAGTCTGCCGAGCTGTGCCGCCGGTTGATCAAGGCGGGCGCGACCGTGCAGGTGGTCATGACCGAGTCGGCCACCCAGTTCATGACGCCGGTGACGATGCAGGCGCTCTCCAACCGCCCGGTCTATACCTCGCAGTGGGATGCGCGCGAGCACAACAACATGCCGCACATCAACCTCAGCCGCGAGGCCGATGCCATTGTGGTGGCCCCTTGCAGCGCCGACTTTATCGCCCGCCTGGTGCAAGGCCGCGCCGATGAGCTGCTGAGCCTGTTGTGCCTAGCGCGGCCGATCGATACCGTGCCCTTGATCCTGGCCCCGGCGATGAACCGCGAGATGTGGGCCCACCCTGCGACACAGCGCAACCTGCGCCAGGTGCAGGCAGATGGTGCGGTGGTACTGGGCGTGGGCAATGGCGACCAGGCCTGCGGCGAGACCGGTGACGGCCGCATGCTGGAGGCCGCCGAGATCGAGGAAGAGCTGCAGTATTTTTTCAGCGCCAAGGCGCTGGCAGGCAAAAAGCTGCTGATCACCGCCGGCCCCACGTTTGAGGCGATTGACCCGGTGCGGGGCATCACCAACCTCTCGAGCGGCAAGATGGGCTTTGCGATTGCCCGCGCCTCCCAGGCCGCTGGCGCCGAGGTCATGCTGGTAGCCGGCCCCGTGCATGTGCCCACGCCGCGCGGTGTGCGCCGCATCGATGTGCAATCGGCGCAAGACATGCTCCAAGCGGTGCTGGCCCACATTGACGGCGCCGATGTATTTGTCGCCACCGCTGCGGTGGCCGACTGGCGCCCAGCCCAGGCGGCCGACCAGAAGATCAAAAAAGACGGCAGTGGCGAGGTGCCGCAGCTGGCCTTTGTCGAGAACCCGGACATTCTGGCCACCGTTGCCCAGCTGCCGCGCGCCCAATGCGGCGATCTGTACTGCGTGGGCTTTGCTGCAGAAAGCGAAAACCTGCTGGCTAATGCCCAGGCCAAGCGCCTGCGCAAGCAGATCCCGCTCTTGGTCGGCAATATTGGCCCCGCTACCTTTGGCAAGGATGACAACGCCTTGCTGCTGGTGGATGCGCAAGGCCACAAGGAGCTGCCCCATGCCAGCAAGGCAGTCTTGGGTGAGCAGCTGGTCGCCGAGATTGCCAAGCGCATCGCGCGCTAGTCCGGCCACAAGCTTCCCAAGTTGCAGCCGCCAAGATGGGCGGCTGTTTGCTGTGCATCAGTTCAACAAGGCCAGGATCTCGTCGTGCAGTTGGCGCGGCAGGCGGATGCCTTGCTGCGCACTCGAAGCCCGCGCGGCATAGCGCCGCTCGGATGGCAGGCGTGCGCCCTGGCCCTGGATGGCGGCAAACAGGGCCTCGGCGCGCGCCTGGTGGCCAGGCCAGTCTTCGCCGGCAAAGCGCTTTGGGTCAAAAGCCAGCACCAGGTGGCCATGGCAGGGCATGCCGCCGGCACCAGCGTCCAGCGCCATCGATTCCTGGCTGCCCAGGTCGCCAATCAGCATGCCCGCCATCAACTCGACCATGGTGGCCAGGGCCGAGCCCTTGTGGTCGCCAAAAGTGCGCATCGCCCCTTGGGCAACGGCTGCCGGGTCGGTGGACGGTTGGCCCTGTGCGTCAATGCCCACGCCTTCGGGCAGCGGGGTGCCGGCGCGGCGGTGCAGGTCCAGATCGCCGCGCGCAATGGCGCTGGTGGCAAAGTCAAACACATAGGGGTAGGGGCCGGGCCGGGGCCAGCCAAAGGCGATCGGGTTGGTGCCAAATACCCCTTTGCTGCCGCCTGCCGGAGCCACCCAGGCATGGCTGGGTGTCATCACCAGCGCGGCCAGGCCCTCGTCGGTGAGCATCTCCACCTCGGGCCACAGCGCCGTAAAGTGAAAGCAGTGGTTGATCACCAAGGCGCCCATGCCCAGCTTGCGGGTGGCTGCCACCAAGGGCGGCAGGCCCACTTCCAGCGCCCAGGGCGAGAAGCCGCGCTGGGCATCGACCCGGGTGATCGCGCCTTGCGTAGGCTGCAGCAGAGGAGGGGCCTGCAGGTCCACCAGGCCGGTGCGGATGGTCTGGGCCGCGCTCAGGATGCGATAGGCGCCATGGCTTTGGCAGGCATCGCGCTGGCCGGCCACGACAATGCGGGCAATGGCCTGGGCATGGGGGGCGCTCAGGCCCAGGTGCTGCAGCACCTGCAGCGCCAAGCGGCGCAGGTCGCTCTCGCTGATCAGCAGGATGTCTTCTTGTGATTGATCCA encodes the following:
- a CDS encoding Ldh family oxidoreductase; the encoded protein is MDQSQEDILLISESDLRRLALQVLQHLGLSAPHAQAIARIVVAGQRDACQSHGAYRILSAAQTIRTGLVDLQAPPLLQPTQGAITRVDAQRGFSPWALEVGLPPLVAATRKLGMGALVINHCFHFTALWPEVEMLTDEGLAALVMTPSHAWVAPAGGSKGVFGTNPIAFGWPRPGPYPYVFDFATSAIARGDLDLHRRAGTPLPEGVGIDAQGQPSTDPAAVAQGAMRTFGDHKGSALATMVELMAGMLIGDLGSQESMALDAGAGGMPCHGHLVLAFDPKRFAGEDWPGHQARAEALFAAIQGQGARLPSERRYAARASSAQQGIRLPRQLHDEILALLN